One genomic window of Pseudomonas chlororaphis subsp. piscium includes the following:
- the rplA gene encoding 50S ribosomal protein L1 — protein sequence MAKLTKRQKAIAGKIEAGKAYSFVDAAALLTELSTVKFSESVDVAVNLGVDPRKSDQVVRSATVLPHGTGKTVRVAVFTQGPAAEAALAAGADRVGMDDLAAEMKGGDLNYDVVIASPDAMRVVGQLGQILGPRGLMPNPKVGTVTPDVAGAVKNAKAGQVRYRTDKNGIIHTSVGKVGFDAVKLKENVEALIADLKRIKPASSKGIYVKRVTLSTTMGPGLVIDQGSLDV from the coding sequence ATGGCTAAGCTGACCAAGCGCCAAAAGGCTATCGCCGGCAAGATTGAAGCGGGCAAGGCCTACAGCTTCGTAGACGCAGCTGCTCTCCTGACCGAGCTGTCGACCGTCAAGTTCAGCGAGTCTGTTGACGTCGCTGTAAACCTGGGCGTTGACCCACGTAAATCCGACCAGGTTGTTCGCAGCGCTACCGTGCTGCCACACGGCACTGGCAAGACTGTGCGTGTAGCTGTGTTCACCCAAGGCCCAGCTGCTGAAGCTGCCTTGGCTGCCGGCGCTGATCGCGTAGGTATGGACGACCTGGCTGCCGAAATGAAAGGCGGCGACCTGAACTATGACGTAGTTATTGCTTCCCCGGATGCAATGCGCGTTGTAGGTCAGCTGGGCCAGATCCTCGGTCCACGTGGCCTGATGCCTAACCCTAAGGTTGGTACCGTAACTCCAGACGTAGCTGGCGCTGTTAAAAACGCCAAGGCTGGTCAGGTTCGTTATCGCACCGACAAAAACGGCATTATCCACACCTCCGTTGGCAAGGTCGGCTTCGACGCCGTCAAGCTGAAGGAAAACGTTGAAGCCCTGATCGCTGATCTGAAGCGTATCAAGCCAGCTTCCTCGAAAGGTATCTACGTCAAGCGCGTTACCCTGAGCACCACTATGGGCCCAGGTCTGGTCATCGACCAAGGTTCGCTGGACGTATAA
- the rplK gene encoding 50S ribosomal protein L11, with amino-acid sequence MAKKITAYIKLQVKAAQANPSPPVGPALGQHGVNIMEFCKAFNARTQGLEPGLPTPVIITVYSDRSFTFETKSTPASVLLKKAAGLTSGSARPNTVKVGTVTRAQLEEIAKTKNADLTAADMDAAVRTIAGSARSMGLNVEGV; translated from the coding sequence ATGGCTAAGAAGATTACTGCTTACATCAAGCTGCAAGTGAAGGCCGCACAGGCCAACCCAAGTCCACCCGTCGGTCCAGCTCTGGGTCAGCACGGCGTGAACATCATGGAATTCTGCAAGGCCTTCAACGCCCGTACCCAGGGTCTTGAGCCAGGTCTGCCGACTCCTGTGATCATCACTGTTTACAGTGACCGCAGCTTCACTTTCGAAACTAAGAGCACCCCTGCTTCGGTTCTGCTGAAGAAAGCTGCTGGCCTGACCAGCGGTTCCGCTCGTCCGAACACCGTTAAGGTTGGCACCGTTACCCGTGCTCAGCTGGAAGAAATCGCGAAAACCAAAAACGCGGATCTGACTGCAGCTGATATGGATGCAGCCGTGCGTACTATCGCCGGTTCTGCTCGTAGCATGGGCCTTAACGTGGAGGGTGTGTAA
- the rpoB gene encoding DNA-directed RNA polymerase subunit beta, giving the protein MAYSYTEKKRIRKDFSKLPDVMDVPYLLAIQLDSYREFLQAGATKDQFRDVGLHAAFKSVFPIISYSGNAALEYVGYRLGEPAFDVKECVLRGVTYAVPLRVKVRLIIFDKESSNKAIKDIKEQEVYMGEIPLMTENGTFVINGTERVIVSQLHRSPGVFFDHDRGKTHSSGKLLYSARIIPYRGSWLDFEFDPKDCVFVRIDRRRKLPASVLLRALGYTTEEVLDAFYTTNVFHVRGENLSLELVPQRLRGEIAVLDIQDDKGKVIVEQGRRITARHINQLEKAGIKELEVPLDYVLGRTTAKVIVHPATGEILAECNTELNTEILAKIAKAQVVRIETLYTNDIDCGPFVSDTLKIDSTTNQLEALVEIYRMMRPGEPPTKDAAETLFNNLFFSPERYDLSAVGRMKFNRRIGRTEIEGSGVLCKEDIVAVLKTLVDIRNGKGIVDDIDHLGNRRVRCVGEMAENQFRVGLVRVERAVKERLSMAESEGLMPQDLINAKPVAAAVKEFFGSSQLSQFMDQNNPLSEITHKRRVSALGPGGLTRERAGFEVRDVHPTHYGRVCPIETPEGPNIGLINSLAAYARTNQYGFLESPYRVVKEGLVTDEIVFLSAIEEADHVIAQASATMNDKGQLIDELVAVRHLNEFTVKAPEDVTLMDVSPKQVVSVAASLIPFLEHDDANRALMGSNMQRQAVPTLRADKPLVGTGMERNVARDSGVCVVARRGGVIDSVDASRIVVRVADDEVEPGEAGVDIYNLTKYTRSNQNTCINQRPLVSKGDRVQRSDIMADGPSTDMGELALGQNMRIAFMAWNGFNFEDSICLSERVVQEDRFTTIHIQELTCVARDTKLGPEEITADIPNVGEAALNKLDEAGIVYVGAEVGAGDILVGKVTPKGETQLTPEEKLLRAIFGEKASDVKDTSLRVPTGTKGTVIDVQVFTRDGVERDARALSIEKSQLDEIRKDLNEEFRIVEGATFERLRSALVGHKAEGGAGLKKGQEITDEVLDGLEHGQWFKLRMAEDALNEQLEKAQAYIVDRRRLLDDKFEDKKRKLQQGDDLAPGVLKIVKVYLAIRRRIQPGDKMAGRHGNKGVVSVIMPVEDMPHDANGTPVDVVLNPLGVPSRMNVGQILETHLGLAAKGLGEKINRMVEEQRKVAELRKFLDEIYNQIGGRNEDLDSFSDQEILDLAKNLRGGVPMATPVFDGAKESEIKAMLKLADLPESGQMQLTDGRTGNKFERPVTVGYMYMLKLNHLVDDKMHARSTGSYSLVTQQPLGGKAQFGGQRFGEMEVWALEAYGAAYTLQEMLTVKSDDVNGRTKMYKNIVDGDHRMEPGMPESFNVLIKEIRSLGIDIDLETE; this is encoded by the coding sequence ATGGCTTACTCATATACTGAGAAAAAACGTATCCGCAAGGACTTTAGCAAGTTGCCGGACGTCATGGATGTGCCGTACCTCCTGGCCATCCAGCTGGATTCGTATCGTGAATTCTTGCAAGCGGGAGCGACTAAAGATCAGTTCCGCGACGTGGGCCTGCATGCGGCCTTCAAATCCGTTTTCCCGATCATCAGCTACTCCGGCAATGCTGCGTTGGAGTATGTCGGTTATCGCCTGGGCGAACCGGCATTTGATGTCAAAGAATGCGTGCTGCGCGGTGTAACTTACGCCGTACCTTTGCGGGTAAAAGTTCGTCTGATCATTTTCGACAAAGAATCGTCGAACAAAGCGATCAAGGACATCAAAGAGCAAGAAGTCTACATGGGTGAAATCCCCCTGATGACTGAGAACGGTACCTTCGTAATCAACGGTACCGAGCGTGTAATCGTTTCCCAGCTGCACCGTTCCCCTGGCGTATTCTTCGACCACGACCGTGGCAAGACGCACAGCTCCGGTAAGCTGCTGTACTCCGCACGCATCATTCCTTATCGCGGTTCCTGGTTGGACTTCGAGTTCGACCCGAAAGACTGCGTATTCGTGCGTATCGACCGTCGTCGCAAGCTGCCTGCATCGGTACTGCTGCGTGCGCTGGGCTACACCACTGAAGAAGTGCTGGATGCTTTCTACACCACCAACGTATTCCATGTGCGCGGCGAAAACCTGAGCCTGGAACTGGTACCTCAGCGCCTGCGTGGTGAAATTGCAGTCCTCGATATTCAGGATGACAAAGGCAAGGTTATTGTCGAGCAGGGTCGTCGTATTACCGCTCGCCACATCAACCAGCTGGAAAAAGCCGGGATCAAAGAGCTGGAAGTGCCTCTGGACTACGTCCTGGGTCGTACTACCGCGAAGGTCATCGTGCATCCGGCCACCGGCGAAATCCTGGCAGAGTGCAACACCGAGCTGAACACAGAGATCCTGGCGAAGATCGCCAAGGCTCAGGTTGTGCGCATCGAAACGCTGTACACCAACGATATCGATTGCGGTCCGTTCGTTTCCGACACTCTGAAGATCGACTCCACCACCAACCAGCTGGAAGCGTTGGTCGAGATCTATCGCATGATGCGTCCTGGCGAGCCTCCAACCAAGGATGCGGCCGAGACCCTGTTCAACAACCTGTTCTTCAGCCCTGAGCGTTATGACCTGTCTGCGGTCGGCCGGATGAAGTTCAACCGTCGTATCGGTCGTACCGAGATCGAAGGTTCGGGCGTGTTGTGCAAGGAAGACATCGTTGCGGTTCTGAAGACTCTGGTCGACATCCGTAACGGCAAAGGCATCGTCGATGACATCGACCACCTGGGTAACCGTCGTGTTCGCTGTGTAGGCGAGATGGCCGAGAACCAGTTCCGCGTTGGCCTGGTGCGTGTAGAGCGCGCGGTCAAAGAGCGTCTGTCGATGGCTGAAAGCGAAGGCCTGATGCCGCAAGACTTGATCAACGCCAAGCCAGTGGCTGCGGCGGTGAAGGAGTTCTTCGGTTCCAGCCAGCTGTCCCAGTTCATGGACCAGAACAACCCGCTGTCCGAGATTACCCACAAGCGTCGTGTCTCCGCACTCGGCCCAGGCGGTCTGACTCGTGAGCGCGCAGGCTTCGAAGTTCGTGACGTACACCCGACTCACTACGGTCGTGTATGCCCGATCGAGACGCCGGAAGGTCCGAACATCGGTCTGATCAACTCCCTGGCTGCCTATGCTCGCACCAACCAGTACGGCTTCCTCGAGAGCCCGTACCGCGTGGTGAAAGAAGGTCTGGTGACCGACGAGATCGTGTTCCTGTCCGCTATCGAAGAGGCCGATCACGTGATCGCCCAGGCTTCGGCGACCATGAACGACAAAGGTCAGCTGATCGACGAACTGGTGGCTGTTCGTCACCTGAACGAATTCACCGTCAAGGCGCCAGAAGACGTCACCTTGATGGACGTTTCGCCGAAGCAGGTAGTTTCGGTTGCAGCGTCGCTGATTCCGTTCCTCGAGCACGACGACGCCAACCGTGCGTTGATGGGTTCGAACATGCAGCGTCAGGCTGTACCAACCCTGCGTGCCGACAAGCCGCTGGTAGGTACCGGCATGGAGCGTAACGTTGCCCGTGACTCCGGCGTTTGCGTTGTGGCTCGCCGTGGCGGCGTGATCGACTCGGTTGACGCCAGCCGTATCGTGGTTCGTGTTGCAGATGACGAAGTTGAACCAGGCGAAGCCGGTGTCGACATCTACAACCTGACCAAATACACCCGCTCCAACCAGAACACCTGCATCAACCAGCGTCCGCTGGTGAGCAAGGGTGATCGGGTTCAGCGCAGCGACATCATGGCCGACGGTCCGTCCACCGACATGGGTGAGCTGGCTCTGGGTCAGAACATGCGCATCGCGTTCATGGCATGGAACGGCTTCAACTTCGAAGACTCCATCTGCCTGTCCGAGCGTGTGGTTCAGGAAGACCGCTTCACCACGATCCACATCCAGGAACTGACCTGTGTGGCCCGTGACACCAAGCTTGGCCCAGAGGAAATCACTGCGGACATCCCGAACGTGGGTGAGGCTGCACTGAACAAGCTGGACGAAGCCGGTATCGTTTATGTAGGTGCTGAAGTTGGCGCAGGCGACATCCTGGTCGGTAAGGTCACTCCGAAAGGCGAGACCCAGCTGACTCCGGAAGAAAAACTGCTGCGTGCAATCTTCGGTGAAAAAGCCAGCGACGTTAAAGACACCTCCCTGCGTGTACCTACCGGTACCAAGGGTACTGTCATCGACGTACAGGTCTTCACTCGTGACGGCGTAGAGCGTGACGCTCGTGCCCTGTCGATCGAGAAGAGCCAGCTCGACGAGATCCGCAAGGACCTGAACGAAGAGTTCCGTATCGTTGAAGGCGCCACTTTCGAACGTCTGCGTTCCGCTCTGGTCGGCCACAAAGCCGAAGGCGGCGCCGGTCTGAAGAAAGGTCAGGAAATCACCGACGAAGTACTCGACGGTCTTGAGCATGGTCAGTGGTTCAAGCTGCGCATGGCTGAAGATGCTCTGAACGAGCAGCTCGAGAAGGCCCAGGCCTACATCGTTGATCGCCGCCGTCTGCTGGACGACAAGTTCGAAGACAAGAAGCGCAAGCTGCAGCAGGGCGATGACCTGGCTCCAGGCGTGCTGAAAATCGTCAAGGTTTACCTGGCAATCCGTCGTCGCATCCAGCCGGGCGACAAGATGGCCGGTCGTCACGGTAACAAGGGTGTGGTCTCCGTGATCATGCCGGTTGAAGACATGCCGCACGATGCCAATGGCACCCCGGTCGACGTCGTCCTCAACCCGTTGGGCGTACCTTCGCGTATGAACGTTGGTCAGATTCTCGAAACCCACCTGGGCCTCGCGGCCAAAGGTCTGGGCGAGAAGATCAACCGCATGGTCGAAGAGCAGCGCAAGGTCGCGGAACTGCGTAAGTTCCTGGACGAGATCTACAACCAGATCGGTGGTCGTAACGAAGATCTGGATAGCTTCTCCGATCAGGAAATCCTGGATCTGGCGAAAAACCTGCGCGGCGGCGTGCCGATGGCCACTCCGGTGTTCGACGGTGCCAAGGAAAGCGAAATCAAGGCCATGCTGAAACTGGCGGACCTGCCAGAAAGCGGCCAGATGCAGCTGACCGACGGCCGTACCGGCAACAAGTTCGAGCGCCCGGTTACTGTTGGCTACATGTACATGCTGAAGCTGAACCACTTGGTAGACGACAAGATGCACGCTCGTTCTACCGGTTCGTACAGCCTGGTTACCCAGCAGCCGCTGGGTGGTAAGGCGCAGTTCGGTGGTCAGCGTTTCGGGGAGATGGAGGTCTGGGCACTGGAAGCATACGGTGCTGCATACACTCTGCAAGAAATGCTCACAGTGAAGTCGGACGATGTGAACGGTCGGACCAAGATGTACAAAAACATCGTGGACGGCGATCACCGTATGGAGCCGGGCATGCCCGAGTCCTTCAACGTGTTGATCAAAGAAATTCGTTCCCTCGGCATCGATATCGATCTGGAAACCGAATAA
- the nusG gene encoding transcription termination/antitermination protein NusG, with product MAKRWYVVHAYSGYEKHVMRSLIERVKLAGMEDGFGEILVPTEEVVEMRNGQKRKSERKFFPGYVLVQMDMNEGTWHLVKDTPRVMGFIGGTADKPAPITDKEAEAILRRVADGSDKPKPKTLFEPGEVVRVTDGPFADFNGTVEEVNYEKSRIQVAVLIFGRSTPVELEFSQVEKA from the coding sequence GTGGCTAAGCGTTGGTACGTTGTGCATGCTTACTCGGGTTACGAGAAGCATGTAATGCGTTCGTTGATCGAGCGCGTAAAGCTGGCTGGCATGGAAGATGGCTTTGGCGAAATTCTGGTTCCCACTGAAGAAGTGGTTGAGATGCGTAATGGCCAGAAACGTAAAAGCGAGCGCAAATTCTTCCCAGGTTATGTGCTGGTTCAGATGGATATGAACGAGGGTACTTGGCACTTGGTCAAGGATACTCCTCGGGTGATGGGTTTCATCGGTGGTACTGCCGACAAGCCTGCACCAATCACGGACAAAGAGGCGGAAGCCATTCTGCGTCGTGTCGCTGATGGTAGTGACAAGCCTAAGCCCAAGACTCTGTTCGAGCCGGGTGAGGTTGTTCGTGTTACCGATGGTCCGTTCGCTGACTTTAACGGCACCGTCGAAGAAGTTAACTACGAAAAGAGCCGGATCCAAGTGGCTGTGCTCATTTTCGGTCGCTCTACTCCGGTAGAGCTAGAGTTCAGTCAGGTCGAAAAGGCATAA
- the secE gene encoding preprotein translocase subunit SecE: MTPKAEAQGSRFDLLKWLVVVALVVVGVVGNQYYSASPILYRVLALLAIAAVAAFVGLQTAKGKSFFVLVKEARTEIRKVVWPTRQETTQTTLIVVAVVLVMALLLWGLDSLLGWLVSLIVG; encoded by the coding sequence ATGACTCCTAAAGCTGAAGCTCAAGGCTCTCGCTTCGATCTGCTCAAGTGGCTTGTAGTAGTTGCTTTGGTGGTCGTTGGCGTTGTCGGTAATCAGTATTACTCTGCTTCGCCGATCCTGTACCGTGTACTCGCTTTGCTTGCTATTGCTGCTGTAGCTGCCTTTGTAGGCCTGCAGACTGCCAAGGGCAAGTCTTTCTTTGTACTGGTTAAGGAAGCTCGCACCGAGATTCGTAAAGTCGTATGGCCAACTCGCCAAGAAACCACGCAGACCACGTTGATCGTAGTGGCTGTTGTTCTGGTTATGGCGTTGCTGTTGTGGGGGCTTGACTCCCTGCTCGGCTGGCTTGTTTCCTTGATTGTTGGCTAA
- the rplL gene encoding 50S ribosomal protein L7/L12: MSLTNEQIIEAIGQKTVLEVVELIKAMEETFGVTAAVAAAGPAAAAAVVEEQTEFNVMLTEAGEKKVNVIKAVRELTGLGLKEAKAVVDGAPAMVLEGVAKEAADKAKAALEEAGAKVELK, from the coding sequence ATGTCTCTGACTAACGAGCAAATCATCGAAGCAATCGGCCAGAAAACCGTTCTGGAAGTTGTTGAGCTGATCAAAGCAATGGAAGAAACCTTCGGCGTTACCGCTGCTGTTGCCGCTGCTGGTCCAGCTGCTGCTGCCGCTGTTGTTGAAGAGCAAACTGAATTCAACGTCATGCTGACCGAAGCTGGCGAGAAGAAAGTTAACGTGATCAAGGCTGTACGTGAACTGACCGGTCTGGGCCTGAAAGAAGCCAAGGCTGTAGTTGACGGCGCTCCTGCCATGGTTCTGGAAGGCGTTGCTAAAGAAGCCGCTGACAAAGCCAAAGCAGCTCTGGAAGAAGCAGGCGCTAAAGTCGAGCTGAAGTAA
- the rplJ gene encoding 50S ribosomal protein L10, which produces MAIKLEDKKAIVAEVNEAAKGALSAVVADARGVTVGAMTGLRKEAREAGVYVRVVRNTLLKRAVEGTQYDVLNDAFVGPTLIAFSKEHPGAAARIFKEFAKGQEKFEIKAAAFEGKYLAANEIDVLASLPTRDEAIAKLMSVIQGATSKLARTLAAIRDQKEAAAA; this is translated from the coding sequence GTGGCAATTAAACTCGAAGACAAGAAGGCCATCGTCGCTGAAGTCAACGAGGCTGCCAAAGGCGCTCTGTCCGCTGTCGTGGCTGATGCCCGTGGTGTGACAGTAGGCGCTATGACCGGACTCCGTAAAGAGGCCCGCGAAGCTGGCGTGTATGTACGTGTCGTACGTAACACCCTGCTCAAGCGCGCTGTTGAAGGCACTCAATATGACGTGCTCAACGACGCGTTCGTCGGCCCTACCCTGATTGCATTCTCCAAGGAACATCCGGGCGCTGCTGCTCGTATTTTCAAAGAGTTCGCAAAGGGTCAGGAAAAGTTCGAGATCAAGGCAGCTGCGTTCGAGGGCAAGTACCTCGCAGCAAACGAGATCGACGTGTTGGCTTCGCTGCCAACTCGCGACGAAGCTATTGCGAAGCTGATGAGCGTGATCCAAGGCGCTACCAGCAAGCTGGCTCGTACTCTGGCGGCCATTCGCGACCAGAAAGAAGCTGCTGCTGCCTAA